The Cellulomonas sp. S1-8 genome has a window encoding:
- the rpmH gene encoding 50S ribosomal protein L34 produces the protein MTKRTFQPNNRRRAKTHGFRLRMRTRAGRAILAARRRKGRTELSA, from the coding sequence GTGACCAAGCGCACCTTCCAGCCGAACAACCGGCGCCGGGCCAAGACCCACGGCTTCCGTCTGCGCATGCGCACGCGCGCCGGTCGCGCCATCCTCGCGGCACGCCGCCGCAAGGGGCGCACCGAGCTCTCGGCCTGA